GGCCTGCGCCACTACCTGAAAACCTACGTGCAGCCCACCTTTATCATGCTGCCCTTCAACCTCATCACCGACGCTTCGCGCACGCTGGCGCTGGCCGTGCGGCTGTTTGGCAACATCATGAGCGGGGGCCTGATTGTGGCCATTCTATTGAGCATCGCGCCCCTGTTTTTCCCGGTGCTCATGAGTTTGCTGGGGCTGCTCACGGGCATGGTGCAGGCGTACATTTTCGCCATTCTGGCCACGGTTTATATCGCGGCGGCCGTCACTAAAACTCCCGCCGACCAGCCGGCGCCGACGGCTGAGTAGCAGTCGGTACCAATCGCCCTGCGCGTTCACCTCACCCCCTAGCCCCCTCTCCTGCGGAGAGGGGGGACTAGTTTTAGTTTTTAGCTCTAGGCTAGCTTTTTTAGAGCTAGTTCCCCCTCTCCGCAGGAGAGGGGGCTAGGGGGTGAGGTGAACCCGAAGGGCGACTACTAAAGCATTTTCACACAAGCACTTACACACCAAAATTCCATGGACAGCATCACCACTATTGCCATGATTTCCATCATCATGGCGGGCTTCACTACCTCCATTGGCATCATAACGCCGGCCCTGAGCGAGGGCAAGGCCGTGGCGGCGGCCATGAGTGCGCTGGCCCAGCAGCCCGATGCCTCCTCCACCATTACGCGCACCTTGTTCGTGGGCCTGGCCATGATTGAATCGACCGCCATTTACTGCTTCGTGGTGTCGATGATTCTCATTTTCGCCAACCCGTTCTGGAACCACGTCATCGCCGCCCATAAATAACAGCGACGGTCATGAAAATTAACTGGTTCACGGTCATTGCGCAGCTCCTCAATTTCGCCCTGCTGGTGTGGTTGATGCGGCGCTTTTTGTACGCCCCCATCCTGGCCGCGATGGACCAGCGCGAGAAGAAGATTTCGGCGCAGCTCAAAGCTGCCAAAACTCAGAAAGACGAGGCCAAAACCGCCCACGACGAGCTAACGCAGAAAACCGCAGCCTTCGACGCGCAAAAGCAGGCCCTGCTGACGACCGCCACGAACGATGCCGAGGCCCAGCGCCAGAAGCTGCTGGCCGCCGGCCGGCAGGAGGCCGATGACCAGCGCGCCAAGCAGCAAAAAGCCTTGCAGGAAAGCCAGGCTACCCAGCAAGCCGACCTGGCCCGCCAAACCCGGCAAACCGTTTTTGCGGTGGCCAAAAAAGCCCTGGCCGACTTGGCCTCGGCGAGCCTGGAAGCCCAGGCCGTGGACGTATTCGTGCAGCGCCTGCATGAGCTGAGCGACGATGATAAGAAGCCCCTGGTCGCCGCGTTCCAAGCCAACAAAAAGCCGATGCAGGTGCAGAGCGCCTCCGCCCTCACCCCGAAACAGCAGGCGACCATTAAAACAACGCTGGTGGCCCTGCTGGGGGCGGCCCCGGACCTGGAGTTTACGGCCAACCCGGCCCTAATCAGCGGTATCAGCCTGAGCGCCAACGGTTTTAGGTTGGCCTGGGACGTGGCCGACTACCTGGTGGCGCTGGAAAAAGCCACACCAGCCCCCAAGGCAACTCCCGACCCAACTCCCGCGCCGGCCCCCGACCCAGCCGCCAAATCGGCTCCCGACCCAGCCCCCGCGCCGACTCCCGACCCTACCCCTGCCCCGCACCCTAAAGCCAAGCCCCATGTCGTTAAGTAAGCTACCCGAGGCTTTAAGCGACGTTTTTGCCGAGCTGGTGCGGGCCAGCGAGGCGTTTGTGCCCGCGCTGGTGCCCCGCGAGCTGGGCACGGTTATCAGCGTGTCGGCGGGGGTGGTGCGGGTGGCGGGGCTGCCGGGGGCGGGCTTTGAGGAACTGCTGACGTTTCCCAGCGGCCTGTTTGGCATTGCCTACAACCTGGATGCCGACGAAATCGGGGTTATCCTGCTGGGCGAGGATTCGCGGGTGAGCGTGGGCGACGAGGTGGAGCGCACGGGCCGGGTCATGGACGTGCCGGTGGGCGATGCGCTGCTCGGCCGGGTTATCAACCCGCTGGGCGAGCCGCTGGATGAGCGGCCGCCCATCCGCACCGCCACGCGCCTGCCCATCGAGCGGCCGGCCGCGGCCATTATGGACCGGGCCGCGGTTGCCACGCCGCTGCAAACCGGCCTCAAGGTGCTCGATGCCCTCATTCCCATCGGGCGGGGCCAGCGCGAGCTGATTCTGGGCGACCGGCAGACCGGCAAAACCGCCATTGCCCTCGATGCCATTCTTAATCAGCAGGGCAAGAACGTGTTGTGCGTGTACTGTGCCATCGGGCAGCGGGCCTCGGCGGTGGCGAAGCTGATTGCCAACCTCAAGCAGCACCAGGCAATGGCCTACACTGTGGTGCTGGTGGCGGAAGGCAACGACGCGCCGGGCCTCGAATACATCGCGCCCTACGCGGCTACCAGCGTGGCCGAGCACTTTATGGAGCAGGGCCGCGATGTGCTCATCATTTATGATGACCTCACCCACCACGCCCGCGCCTACCGCGAGCTGTCGCTGCTGCTGCGGCGGCCGCCGGGTCGGGAGGCGTTTCCGGGCGATATTTTCTACATTCATTCGCGCCTGCTGGAGCGGGCCACGCACCTGAGCCCGGCGCTGGGCGGCGGCTCGCTCACGGCCCTACCCGTCATCGAAACCGAAGCCCAGAACATCTCGGCCTACATTCCGACCAACCTCATCTCCATCACCGACGGGCAGATATACCTCTCGCCCAAGCTCTTTGAGGCGGGCATTCTGCCGGCCGTCGATGTGGGCAAATCTGTGTCGCGGGTGGGCGGCGTGGCCCAGCTGCCCGCCTACCGCGCCGCCACTGGCTCGCTCAAGCTGGACTACGCGCAGTTTGAGGAGCTGGAAAACTACGCCCGCTTCGGCACCCGGCTCGATGCGCACACGCAAACCGTTATTGAGCACGGCCAGCGTATTCGGCAGTGGCTCAAGCAGTCGGAGCTGCACCCGCTGGCGGTAACCGAGCAGCTGGTGGTGCTGCTGGCCCTCACCAGTGGCTATTTTGACCAGGTGCCCCTGGCGAAAATGCCCGAAGCTCAGGCCCAGCTCATCAAAAGCAGCCAGGCCCTCCCCCCCGACCTTCTCAAGCGCCTGGCCTCCGAAAAGCCCCTGCTCCCGGCCGACCATGACGCCCTGCTGGCCCACGCCAAAACGGTGCTGGCGCCTTTTCAACCCCCGGCCCCGGCGGCTCCCACGCCTGATAAGTAGTCTGCCGAAATTAGGCAAACTATTAGAACGTCATGCTCATCTGGCGTCCGCTTGTCAAAGCATCTCTACCGCTTCGTTGAACGGCGCGGGTGAAGCGGTAGAGATGCTTCGACAAGCGGACGCCAGATGAGCATGACGGCCTTTTTGCAAAATCAATTGCGCTGAACCACCTATGGAAACGCTGCAACAACTGACCCGCAAAATGGCGGGTGCCAAGGATATTAAATCCGTGGTGCGGGCCATGAAGGCGATGGCGGCGGCCAACATCAGCCAGTATGAATTGGCAGTAAGTTCCCTCGGGGAGTATTACCAGACCGTGGCATTGGGCCTGGTGGCCTACTTCGCCTCGGAGCCCCGCGAGCCGGAAGCCCCGAAGCCGGCCCCTCCAAAAGCGCCGCCGCCCCGCATTTGCGCCCTGGTTTTTGGGTCCGACCAAGGCCTGGTGGGTTCCTTCAACAGCGCGCTGGCCAACTTCGTGGGCCAGGCCCTGCGCGCCCTACCCGGCCCGCAGGAAGTATGGGGCGTGGGCGAGCGAGTGCAGCTGCTGCTAGCCGACAAGGGCCTGGTAATCACCTTCAAATTTGCCGTACCAGGCTCGATTAAGACCATTACGCCGCTGGTGGGCAAGCTCCTGCTTCAGGCCCAGCAAAACCTGGCCAAAGGCGAGCTGACGGAGTTCTACGTCTTTCATAATCAGCCCACTGGCGCCGCTGGCTACCAGCCTGTGCAGCAGCGCCTGCTGCCGCTGGATGCCACGTGGCGGGCCGACATCGCGCAGCTCACCTGGCCCACCAAGCTAGTGCCCCAGGTGGCGGGCGGCCGCCCACCCACGCTGGCGGCCTTGCTGCACGAGCTGCTGTTTGTATCCCTGTTCAAGGCCTGCGCCGAATCGTTGGCCAGCGAGAATGCCAGCCGCTTGCAAGCCATGCAGCGGGCCGAAAAAAACATCAACTCCCTGCTCGATGATATGTCGCACCAATATTACCGCCAGCGGCAGAGCGCCATTGACGAAGAGCTTTTTGATGTGGTTTCGGGGTTTGAGGCTTTGAAAAAGGACAAGGGCCGCGAGGGGTAGTAGGGCGGGCGGAGGGCGATTAGCTGCCAATTGTCACCCCCAAGGCTGATTTTCGTCAGGCTAGCCGCGCCGGCCGGGGCGTAATCTTGCCCCGCTCTACCCGCCGGCTCTCGTGGTGGCTCTCCGGCGGCGGTCGCAAACCAAAATCAGGCAATCCTACCCCTCCTTATGCAAATAAGCCCTTTGGCCGGCAAGCCGGCCCCGCCCGATATCCTGGTCAATGTGCCCCGGCTCGTCTCGGCTTATTACACCGATAAGCCCGACCCGGCGGTGCCGGCCCAGCGGGTGGCGTTTGGCACGTCCGGGCACCGCGGCTCCTCCTTTACCCGGTCCTTCAACGAAGACCATATCCTGGCCATCACCCAGAGCATTTGCCTCTACCGGAAAGCCCATCAGATTGACGGCCCGCTGTTTATGGGCCTGGATACCCACGCGCTTTCGGTGCCGGCCCTGAGCACGGCTCTCGAAGTGCTGGCCGCCAATGGGGTAACCGTGATGCTGGCCACCGACGACGAGTACACGCCCACGCCGGTTATTTCGCACGCCATCGTGGGCTACAACCAGGGTAGGAAACACGGCTGGGCCGACGGCATCGTGATTACGCCCTCGCACAACCCGCCCCACGACGGCGGCTTCAAGTACAACCCGCCCCAGGGCGGCGGGGCCGCCACGGCCGTAACGGAGTGGATTCAAAACAAATCTAACGAGCTGCTGAGCAATAACTTAAAAGGAGTAAAGCGTATGTTGCTGGAAAAAGCCCGGCGGGCCGCTACTACGCAGACGCACGACTACCTCCACACCTATATTGCCGACCTGGGCAGCGTGCTCGACATGGACGTTATCCGGGGGGGTAGCCTGCACCTGGGCGTGGACCCGCTGGGCGGGGCCGGGGTGCATTACTGGGGCGCTATTGCGGCGCACTACCGGCTCAACCTCACGGTGGTTAACCAGACCGTGGACCCCACTTTCCGCTTCATGACCGTGGACTGGGACGGGCAGATTCGCATGGACCCGTCCTCGCCCTACGCCATGCAGAGCCTGATTAAGCTCAAAGACAAGTTTGACATCGCCTTTGCCTGCGACACCGACCACGACCGGCACGGCATCGTGACGCGCAGCCACGGCCTGCTACCCCCTAATCATTACCTTACCGTGTGCGTCGACTATCTGTTTCGGCACCGGCCCGACTGGGGCGGCGGGGCGGCCGTGGGCAAGTCGGTGGTGACCAGTCAGCTGCTCGAACGGGCGGCCACCCGGCTGGGCCGCCGGGTGTTTGAAACGCCCGTCGGCTTCAAGTGGTTTGCGGCGGGCCTGCTTGATGGCTCCCTGGGATTCGCGGCCGAGGAAAGCGCCGGGGCCGCGTTTTCGCGGCTTAATGGCCAGGTCTGGACTACCGATAAAGATGGCTTCATCCCGGCCCTGCTGTCGGCCGAAATGACGGCGCGCCTGGGCCACGACCCCGGCGAGCTGTACCAGGCCATCACCCACGAGCTGGGTGACCCGGTAACCAAGCTGGCGGAGGCCCCGGCCACGCCGGCCCAGCAGCAAAAGCTCGCGGCCCTCACGGCCAAGCAGGTGACCAGCACCGAGCTGGCCGGCGAGAAGATAACCGCCATCCTGACCCAGGCCCCCGGCAACCACGCACCCATCGGGGGCCTGAAAGTAACGACGCAGAACGGGTGGTTTGCCGCCCGCCCCTCGGGCACGGAGGCTATTTATAAGATTTACGGTGAGAGCTTTCTGGGCACCGAGCACCTTACTGAGATTATGACGCAGGCCCAGGAAATGGTGGATACCGCCTTGGCGAAATCCTGATTAAGTAGTGATAACTAACGGCGCTGGCGGGCGCTTCACTCCCCACTCCCCCATGACTCCCAACACCCCAACTTTCACCCGCAGCCACGGCTTCCTGCCCACCGAGCTACCCGGCCTTGACACCCTGACCGAGCTGGCCCTCGACCTGCGCTGGTCGTGGAACCACGCGGCCGATACGCTCTGGCAGCAGCTCGACGCCGAGTTGTGGGAGCGCACCCACAACCCCTGGGTGGTGCTGCAAACCGCCTCGCGCGAAGTGCTGGAACAGCGCCTCGCCGACCCGGCCTTCCAAGGCCAGATGGCGGCGCTGGCGGCGCAAAAGCAGCAAGCCACCGACCGCCCCAAGTGGTTTCAGGAGGAGCACCCGAACTCGCCCCTGACCTGCGTGGCCTATTTCAGCATGGAGTATATGCTGAGCGAGGCGCTGCCCATTTACGTGGGCGGGCTGGGCAACGTGGCCGGCGACCAGCTAAAAACGGCCAGCGACCTGGGCGTGCCCGTGGTGGCGGTGGGGCTGCTGTATCAGCAGGGCTACTTCCGACAGGAAATCGACCGCCAGGGGATGCAGCAGGCGCTGTTTCCATACAACGACCCCGGCCAGCTGCCCATTACCCCGCTGCGCCTGCCCAACGGCGAGTGGCTGCGGCTGAAGATTACCCTGTCGGGCTTTCCGGTGTGGCTGCGCATCTGGCAGGCGCAGGTGGGCGACGTGATGCTGTATTTGCTCGATAGCAACGACCCGGCCAACCTGCCGCAGCACCGGGGCGTCACGACCGAGCTGTACGGCGGGGGTATGGAGCAGCGCATTCAGCAGGAAATTATCCTCGGCATCGGCGGTTGGCGGGTATTGCAGGCCCTAGGCATCCGGCCCGACGTGTGCCACCTCAACGAGGGCCACGCGGCCTTCGTGGTGCTAGAGCGGGCGAAAACCCTGATGCGGGAAATCGGCCTCGACTTTGCAGCGGCGCTGGCCGTGACGCGCCCCGGCAACCACTTCACCACCCATACGGCCGTGGCGGCGGGGTTCGACCACTTCAGTCCGGCCCTGATGAACCAGTTTTTGGGCGACTACGCCCGGCAGGAGTTGGGCATCGACCTGGATACCCTGCTGGCGCTGGGCCGCCAGCGCCCCACCGATTCCTCGGAGAGCTTCAACATGGCCTTTCTGGCCATTCGGGGCTGCGGGGGCATCAATGGGGTGAGCAGGCTGCACGGGCAGGTGAGCCGGCAGCTGTTCAGCGGGCTGTTTCCGCGCTGGCCCGTTGAGGAGGTGCCGATTGGCTACGTTACCAACGGCGTGCACATGCCCAGCTGGGACGCCGAAGCCGCCGATGCCATCTGGACCACCGCCTGCGGCAAAGACCGGTGGCGCGGCGACCTGGCCGCGCTGGCCCAGCACATCAGCCAGGTGCCCGACGCCGACTTGTGGCAACTGGCGACCAGCTGCCGCCAGGCGCTGGTGGCCTATACCCGCGAGCGGCTGGCCCGGCAGTTCACCGTAGCGGGCTACCCATCGGAGTTGGTTACTATCGCCGGTAAGGTATTCGACGACAATACGTTGCTGCTGGGCTTTGCCCGCCGCTTCGTGGACTACAAGCGGCCCGACCTGCTGCTGCACGACCCCGAGCGGTTCGTCCGCCTGCTCACCAACCGCGAGCAGCCCGTGCAGTTGGTGCTGGCCGGCAAGGCCCCGCCCTTCGACGAGGGAAGTAAGGTGCTGATTCAGCGGTGGATACAGTTTATTGACCAGCACCAGCTGCATCAGCACGTAGTTTTTCTGAGTGATTATGACATGCTCATGGCCGAGCACCTCGTGCAGGGCGTGGATGTGTGGCTGAACACGCCCCGCCGGCCTTGGGAAGCCAGCGGCACCAGTGGCATGAAGGTGCTCGTGAATGGCGGCCTCAACCTCTCGGAGCTGGACGGCTGGTGGGCCGAAGCCTACACCCCCGCAGTGGGCTGGGCCATCGGCGACGGCCAGGAGCACGGCGACGACCCCGCCTGGGATGCCGCCGAGGCCGATGCGCTCTACACCCTGCTCGAAACCCAGGTGGTGCCCGAGTTCTACGCCCGCGACGCGCACGGCATCTCCGCCCGCTGGGTCGAGCGGATGCGCCAAAGTATGGCCACCCTCACCCCGCAGTTCTCCGCCAATCGCACCGTGCGCGAGTACACGGAAAGCTACTATCTGCCCGCCGCCACCCGCTACGCCCAACTCGCCACCAACAAAGGCGCGGCCGGGGCGGCCATCGTGCAGCAGCGCCAGCAAATTGCTAGTGAGTGGGATAAGCTGGAATTTGGCCAGGTGCAAACGGATACCGTCGCTGGCGGCTACCGGCTTCAGGTGCCGGTTCGGCTCGGCGCGCTCACCCCCGACCAAGTGCTGGTCGAGCTGTACGCGACGGGCCTCAATGGGGCCGCGCCCCAGCGCATCCCACTAAAACCGGACGCGGCCCCCGATGCCGATGGCCACTACCCCTACCAGGCCCTGGTCACCACCACCCGCCCCGCCAGCGATTTCACGGCCCGCATCCTGCCTGCCTATGAGGGCATCTCGGTGCCTTTGGAGGACCAGCACATTCACTGGCAGCACTGAGCCGATTCGGCCCGCGTCATTTTACTTCCCTTTAGCCATTGATTTTTTCACGGGCAGCTCCGCTGCGCCCATTTTCAACTTCCTCATGCAAGCCCCAACTCATCCTGCCGTGCCAGCCACTGCCGGCCAAACTCCTAAACAACTAAAGCTTAAAGGACTGGCCATAAGCGCTACGGCGTTGGGAGCCCTTGCGGTCGGGGCCCTGGCCATCGGCGCGCTGGCCGTGGGCACCCTCGCCATCGGACAGCTGCACCTGAACCGGGGTGCCATCCGCAAGCTGCGCATTGGCCGGCTGGAAGTAGATGAATTAATCGTGCACCAGCAGCGGCCCCCTACGCGGGGGTAGGCTCCCGCTCCTCCAGCTCGGTGCGCCCACCCCTGCCTAGTTGAGCCGCGCCGTCAAGGGCGATTTGTAGGACTTGAGCTGGGGAGGAAGTTATAAACAACGTCATGCTCATCTGATGGTCAGGCAGTAACGTGGTAGCTTGGCAGTTGCCGAGCAAACCCTCCCAGGGCTATTTTAAGCCGCTTGGTAACACCCCCTGAAGCGCCTGTAGATGACCGCCGAGCCCGTGCGTTGGCGCGGCAGCCAGGGCGAAGCCGGCCGCCTCATTTCGACTACGAAATTCCTCGTTTAGCCTACAAGCACCGCCTGGCAGCCGGCGAGCTTTGCAGGGTCATTCACCTAAACGAAAAAACATGGTACAGCAACAGGAACCGCTGCCCGGCAGCGCCGCACCCACTACCGGCACGGCGGGTAGGATTTGGTTTATCACGGGGGCCTCGCGTGGCTTCGGCCGCCTGTGGACCGAGGCCGCCCTGCGGCGGGGCGACCGGGTAGTTGCCACGGCCCGCACGCTGGCCAGCCTGGCCGACCTCCCGCAGACCTACGGGGCCAACGTGCTACCGCTGGAGCTGGACGTGACCAACCCGGAGCAGGTAAAAGCGGTCGTGGCGCAGGCGCACGCGCACTTCGGACGGCTCGACATTGTGCTCAATAATGCCGGCTATAGCTTGGTGGGCACCATTGAGGAGGTCAGCGCGGCGGACTTAAAGGCCCTCTATGACACGAACATCTTCGGGGCGCTGGCCATCATTCAGGCCGCCTTGCCGCTGCTGCGCGCGCAAGGCAGCGGGCACATTATTGGCGTTTCGAGCAGCCTCGGGCTGGTGACCATGCCGCTGATTGGCTCGTACTGCTCGTCCAAGTGGGCCTTTGAGGCCCTGCACGAAAGCTTAGCGACCGAAATTAAGCCCTTTGGCTTGCACGTCACGCTGGTCGAGCCGGGCGCCTACGCCACCGATTTCGGCAGCCCGCAATCCCTGAAATTTGCCCCCGGCCTGGACCTCTACGCCCCCTTGCGGAGTAGTATGCTGGAGCGGATGCGGGGTTCCAAAAGGGGCGACCCGCAGGCAACCCCTGCCGCCTTGTTCGCCCTTGTGGATGCCCCTACCCCGCCGCTGCGCCTATTCCTGGGCAGCCAGTCGCTGCCCCACACGCGCACCGTCTACGCCGAGCGCCTCGCCACCTGGGAAGCCTGGGCCCCCGTGTCGGATGCGGCGCAGGGCCAGCCCAGCTAGCGGAGCCAGCGTGCGGAGCTGGCCGCTACCGCAGCGCCCTGGCCTGCGGGCTTGCATGTTAGCGTACTTATTTTTACCTGGTAAAGCAGCCCGCGGCGACGAGACTCGTCGCCGCGGGCTGCCGAAGGCCCCGCGATGAAAAACCCAGCCAATAGCGTACATAAGTTCGACTCCATCACGGAAGCGCACCGGGCCTTTGGCCTGCCGAAGCCCCTGCATCCGCTCATCAGTCTGGTAGATACCACCGCTACCCCGGTGGAGGTAGGGTCATCATCCGGCTCTCACCTGCTGAGCTTCTACAAAATAGCGTACAAAACGGGGGGTAGCGGTACCATCAAATACGGCCAGGGCTACTACGATTTTACGGAAGGCAGCCTGCTCTGCGCGGCTCCCAACCAGCTTCTGGGCAGCTACGAGGAAGCTGGTACGCAGGCGGGCTATATCTTGCTCATCCACCCCGACCTGCTATTGGGTTACCCACTGGCCCAAAAAATCAAGCACTATAATTTCTTTTCGTATGCGGCCAACGAAGCCCTGCACTTATCTGATAGGGAAAAGACCACCGTTTTCGCGCTCTTCCACAGCCTGGAGAACGAGCTGCACGACCGCATCGATGACTTCAGCCAGGATGTACTGATTGCGCAGTTGGAATTGCTGTTGAGCTACACCCAGCGCTTTTACACGCGGCAGTTTATCACCCGCCGCACGGTGAATCGGGGGCTGCTAGCGCGGGTAGATGCGGTGCTCAGCGAGTATTTCGGCGGGCACCAGGGGCTCCGCCAGGGCCTGCCCACCGTGCAGTACCTGGCGGCGCAGGTGCAGTTGACCCCCAGCTACCTGAGTGATATGCTCCGCTCGCTCACCGGGCTGAGCGCCCAACAGCACATTCACCACAAGCTGATTGAGCAGGCGAAAGAGCGACTTTCGCTGACCGAACTCTCCATCAGTGAGATTGCGTATGAGCTGGGCTTCGAGCATTCTCAATCGTTCAGTAAGTTGTTCAAAACAAAAACGAGCACTTCCCCCCTGGCCTTTCGCCAGTCATTCGCAGCCAAGTCCTAGCGGAGTTCTCGTTACCTCGGGGTAAAAAAGCAAGCTAAGCCCCGGCTGGCTGCTGACTACCGCCCGCCGGGACGCCCAAGTGCAGGAGGTAGTGGTAACTAGTGGCGTGGCCGACGCCGAGGAGCTGGCCAATTTCAGCCACAATTTTGTCCTGCCGTAGGTAGCGGATTTTAGCAGCCTGGGCTTTGGAGAGAGGGCTTCTTCCGAGAAACCTTTGGGCCGCCCGCCCTCCTGGCCACGGGCCCGCGCTACTAGTAATCCGGCCTGGGTCAGTTCACAGATAATGCCGCGCTCAAATTCATATAGTTGAGCACTACTCCAACGCCAGCTCCCCTTGGACGGGAATGCAAGTGAGTTCAACTAGAAGCCAGTAAGCGCAGGCTGCGCGATGGTATTTGGAACATTTTGCGTTCCATCAACGGTCGGTCATAAGGCATTAAAGGCCACAGTCTCAAAGGCTACTTCCCAAGCATTAAAGTACCCCGCTTTATCTTTATGATAAGAACTCAAGTTCCTATAAGCTAGATTCTTAATCATAAAAAACTACTAAAAAGGGTGGTCGGGGACTCTGGCCATTGGCGCGGGGGTAGGGAGAGATGGGATGCGGGTTAGCGAAAAGCCAACTACCGCCTTATAGCAAATAGAAGCCTTCGGGCGCGAGCGGCGCGGGCACGGCGCTTTCGTGCAGCAGCTGGCGCAGGTTGATTTCCACGGTGCGGGCCAGGGCCGTGACCGGCGTATCGGTGGGCTGGTTGCTGAAGGGGTCTTGCAGGTAGCGGGCGGTGCGCTCGAGCAGGAAGAAGGTGGAGGCGGTGGTGAGCAGCACCGGAATTTCCCAGAGCCCGATGGCCTGCACCAGCCCCAGCGAAAGCGTAAATAGAAAGAGGTAGATGAAAAAATGCACCAGCCGCCGGTAGCTGGCCGGAAACACCGTGCTCTTGAGGCGCTCGGCCTGGCCCAGCGCATCGCAGAGGCGCCCCAGCGTGGCATCCAGCTGCACTTGCTGGTAGGCGTTTAGGGCCCCTTGCTCAAACAGCTTTTTGAGCTGCGCCGTGTGCAGGGCCAGCAGCGCCAGGGGCTTGTTATCCTGCTTATGGGTGTACGCCAGCTCGTCGGGGGGTAGGAACTTGGTGAGGGTGGCGGTGGTGTCGAGGCCGCGCAGGGTTTCGCCAAGGCAGTAGCACCAGGCTATCTGGCGGTGGGCCAGGGCGCGCAGCGGCCACGGGGCGGCGGCCAGCACGGCATCGGGCACAAAGCCGCCGGCCTGCAGCACCAGCGCGCGCGAGTCGTTGACGATGGCGCCCCACACCTTGCGGGCCTCCCACCAGCGCTCATACGACTGGTTGGTTTTGAAGGCCAGCAGCAGCGAAATCAGGCTGCCCAGAATGGTGGGCAGCTGCAGCGGCACGGGCGGCAGGAAGGCCCCAATCGAGAGCTTGAGCAGGTGGAAGAAGCTGGAAATCAGCAGCACCCGCACCAGGTCGGGGCGGATGCCCCGAAAGAGGTAGGCAGCCGGGAGCTTGGTATCGAGCAGCATAGCGGGTACGAAAAGAGCAGGGCCGGCCTACGGGGCCAGCAGCATCTGGCGGGCCGCCGCTTCCGAGCTGAAGCCCACGAGCTGGCCGTCGCCGTCTATGCGCGCCAGCACCAGCGCGGTGGCGAGGTGCCCAAAAAAGTCTTCGGCAAACACCACGGCGTGGCGCAGCAGGCCTGCCGCGTGGGCGCGCGGGTACCAGTCGGTGGCCATCCAGGTGGCCAGCTCGTCCCACATCAGGTGCGAAGCGCGGCGGTCGTCGAGCAGGCGGTGGCAGTGCTGGACTGGTAGCACAGTCAGTATCTGCTCGTAGCCGGCCTGGGTCGAAGCCAG
The genomic region above belongs to Hymenobacter psoromatis and contains:
- a CDS encoding F0F1 ATP synthase subunit C, with amino-acid sequence MDSITTIAMISIIMAGFTTSIGIITPALSEGKAVAAAMSALAQQPDASSTITRTLFVGLAMIESTAIYCFVVSMILIFANPFWNHVIAAHK
- a CDS encoding F0F1 ATP synthase subunit delta codes for the protein MKINWFTVIAQLLNFALLVWLMRRFLYAPILAAMDQREKKISAQLKAAKTQKDEAKTAHDELTQKTAAFDAQKQALLTTATNDAEAQRQKLLAAGRQEADDQRAKQQKALQESQATQQADLARQTRQTVFAVAKKALADLASASLEAQAVDVFVQRLHELSDDDKKPLVAAFQANKKPMQVQSASALTPKQQATIKTTLVALLGAAPDLEFTANPALISGISLSANGFRLAWDVADYLVALEKATPAPKATPDPTPAPAPDPAAKSAPDPAPAPTPDPTPAPHPKAKPHVVK
- a CDS encoding alternate F1F0 ATPase, F1 subunit alpha — protein: MSLSKLPEALSDVFAELVRASEAFVPALVPRELGTVISVSAGVVRVAGLPGAGFEELLTFPSGLFGIAYNLDADEIGVILLGEDSRVSVGDEVERTGRVMDVPVGDALLGRVINPLGEPLDERPPIRTATRLPIERPAAAIMDRAAVATPLQTGLKVLDALIPIGRGQRELILGDRQTGKTAIALDAILNQQGKNVLCVYCAIGQRASAVAKLIANLKQHQAMAYTVVLVAEGNDAPGLEYIAPYAATSVAEHFMEQGRDVLIIYDDLTHHARAYRELSLLLRRPPGREAFPGDIFYIHSRLLERATHLSPALGGGSLTALPVIETEAQNISAYIPTNLISITDGQIYLSPKLFEAGILPAVDVGKSVSRVGGVAQLPAYRAATGSLKLDYAQFEELENYARFGTRLDAHTQTVIEHGQRIRQWLKQSELHPLAVTEQLVVLLALTSGYFDQVPLAKMPEAQAQLIKSSQALPPDLLKRLASEKPLLPADHDALLAHAKTVLAPFQPPAPAAPTPDK
- a CDS encoding F0F1 ATP synthase subunit gamma, encoding METLQQLTRKMAGAKDIKSVVRAMKAMAAANISQYELAVSSLGEYYQTVALGLVAYFASEPREPEAPKPAPPKAPPPRICALVFGSDQGLVGSFNSALANFVGQALRALPGPQEVWGVGERVQLLLADKGLVITFKFAVPGSIKTITPLVGKLLLQAQQNLAKGELTEFYVFHNQPTGAAGYQPVQQRLLPLDATWRADIAQLTWPTKLVPQVAGGRPPTLAALLHELLFVSLFKACAESLASENASRLQAMQRAEKNINSLLDDMSHQYYRQRQSAIDEELFDVVSGFEALKKDKGREG
- the pgm gene encoding phosphoglucomutase (alpha-D-glucose-1,6-bisphosphate-dependent), encoding MQISPLAGKPAPPDILVNVPRLVSAYYTDKPDPAVPAQRVAFGTSGHRGSSFTRSFNEDHILAITQSICLYRKAHQIDGPLFMGLDTHALSVPALSTALEVLAANGVTVMLATDDEYTPTPVISHAIVGYNQGRKHGWADGIVITPSHNPPHDGGFKYNPPQGGGAATAVTEWIQNKSNELLSNNLKGVKRMLLEKARRAATTQTHDYLHTYIADLGSVLDMDVIRGGSLHLGVDPLGGAGVHYWGAIAAHYRLNLTVVNQTVDPTFRFMTVDWDGQIRMDPSSPYAMQSLIKLKDKFDIAFACDTDHDRHGIVTRSHGLLPPNHYLTVCVDYLFRHRPDWGGGAAVGKSVVTSQLLERAATRLGRRVFETPVGFKWFAAGLLDGSLGFAAEESAGAAFSRLNGQVWTTDKDGFIPALLSAEMTARLGHDPGELYQAITHELGDPVTKLAEAPATPAQQQKLAALTAKQVTSTELAGEKITAILTQAPGNHAPIGGLKVTTQNGWFAARPSGTEAIYKIYGESFLGTEHLTEIMTQAQEMVDTALAKS